In Stigmatopora argus isolate UIUO_Sarg chromosome 17, RoL_Sarg_1.0, whole genome shotgun sequence, the following are encoded in one genomic region:
- the lama1 gene encoding laminin subunit alpha-1, whose amino-acid sequence MVKSNGERKRLCLCLRLRLRLRLRLRLRLRLHPHLCFCLRLRSQERGLWEKSAPAFFRGVHLGLFPAILNLASNADVSSNATCGDPEAEVYCKLVEHVPGRLIKNPHCPKCDANSILSRERHPIGNAIDGTNRWWQSPSIKNGRRFHWVTVTLDLKQIFQVAYVIIKAANSPRPGNWILERSVDGVTFQPWQFYAISDSECLSRYNVTPRLGPPTYKGDTEVICTSFYSRLEPLEHGEIHTSLINSRPGADDLTSELLNFTSARFIRLRLQRIRTLNADLMTLSARDPREVDPIVTRRYYYSIKDISVGGMCICYGHARSCPLDPVSQKLQCVCEHNTCGSSCEHCCPGYRQLPWQPGTVSEGNTCEECNCHGKADDCFYNQTVADLGLSLDVRGLRRGGGVCAHCRRNTAGINCETCAGGFYRPEGVSPRAESPCVECRCDPRGARSPVCTRDDAWPGESAPGTGAGQCACKEGFAGRRCDRCAFGFRDFPLCDRCECELAGSLGDDPCDDCVCKANVMGVRCDLCKAGFYNLRAADPLGCTDCFCFGVSNVCESSTWSTAQVVSKDPRLRPSAEASDDDASFVERRQHGGLSWEAGDAFLGNKLSSYGGLLNYSLAYRGWRDEPQRPVAVRTDVRLQGDGRTLRLSALRAVLLSPSARRSVAVEMLPRHFAEEGTSAAVSRDDLMSVLAEVTSLRVEVHVDDASAGDAVSLVAASLDVADPRAASGVRAVGVETCQCPWGYGGTSCESCLPGFYRLGGVLFGGNCVQCECNDHASECDANGTCLDCGHRTGGPHCERCLPGFYGDATQGTEDDCRRCACPLTEPSNNFSPTCALDSFGLARCDRCREGYAGSKCHKCSAGFYGNPQVAGGSCVRCQCNGNVDGEEEGRCDGESGECLRCIGNTAGSHCHICAPGFYGDAVHQKNCRDCQCDVNGSSSGVCDEASGQCVCRDNVTGRACDRCQSGFFGLRSASGCEACRCDPRGSLGETCDDNGRCPCVEGAGGDKCDRCGRGYFGFRADDCAACDCNRTGGNCHHQTGECICPAHTEGDTCEACQAGFWDHHPVAGCKPCDCGADGSSASRCDPTDGRCPCKEGFSGRRCERCAPGHYGYPTCPPCGCDVAGTREEWCDATSGTCDCRPTGECACKAAVSGRRCQECLRGFFALSAERPEGCTPCYCSGVSRDCEERAGLVGALISADRSPVLLPMVGRADGEAATAGVYRRGGDTLLDTRRLNASGGGGPLYWRLPPQFEGQQLLSYGGVLSYVVTFYADDAGGFANQDPQVLMRGGALRKLLIYTDAAAPDNGVGTRHDIQLTERKWKYFNSVSEKAVSHSDFLSVLADLQYVMVKASYGTGLRQSSISNITMETGREAHLSEAAEAGGTGATGSIESCFCPPGYAGLSCQDCAPGFFRQPLSELSPVARKSAFVRPCVACRCNNHSAGCHVESGRCLDCRHHTDGANCERCAPGHHGNVSGSVDDCSPCACPLRDNSFSPTCVSEGTLGDFRCNSCLPGYEGRYCQRCSPGYYGNSSSPGGKCSPCGCSHWGSLEASCEPLTGLCRCRAGVRGPTCDRCDERYVLEEGKCVACDDDCAGALLDDLDAVHRRWRAFNISAVTMAPYHQLVALIQKTGDLKLMLSEGASFETRVSRVEEEAAHLTSDIAALIDRAAGAVSSGRGELGDSLSLASGLTEKIQAIQDGIQTLGAEAERLNRTDREALQAADRTRLLDRMTSALQNMRAPRLGGAADLARRELGLAESLAESIPRRFPAGEDGALRLLAGALDANVQKLREAQTRTGDAARESAQTQVLLKAANGLLTDYEARRRNVSEARACVEGAMEDARRLLDDVLDLTSPLANVSAAGPPLAQLPKEADALGGQLDQWRTPLRKKVEALLTALKSSDSLERVYRAESHARQMESHALSLDSDLSPARNASENGRRSASAPPEADVADDVERAWRMALDAVRSAGAALDLTGRWEPSAEGGAAPNRISAALDETRAVERTNRDLRLTLSALTGRLRTLSQRTLNTSVLLRGNLTAGRPPGQEAGSLAGSLAGSRAALAHSSVREALERLSALGRQLSDSRSALEKTNASAAETERLMTRTRLAADEARRTLEEAELRTQNLSEKIKPLSRLGESLSRNLSDVRELIYQARRQAASIKVAVRADGDCVRSYRPQIQSSNFNTLTLTLKTKSPDNLLFYVGGKTTVDFLAVEMNHGKVSFLWDVGSGSARLEYPGLDIANDKWTTINVTRLGARGFLSVHQLEASPSPPTVTAASPGPARVLHVGNDTTVHMGGLADGAQRPAALRRSTFRGCLGEASLNEKNVGLWNYVDRRGQCGGCFSSPQAEETSFHFDGSGFSVVQKSLRATSTSVVLLFKTLSPGGLLLYLASNDTRDFLSIELVEGCVRLTFDLGSGPLVLTSLRKYNTGSWYKVTSQRNRRKGYLLINPADQSSDKEMLEAESPGSASDLNRSDLDPIYVGGLPASRPIRRQVASRSYVGCIKNVEIARLNFDLLRDAHGVRKGCILEAVRSVSILSAGGGYVQIAPGSLEQEAEILFSFTSNNRSGVLLAALTPKPSQRRYFLSAHLLAGSLEAEFGEIGAEGQRVAVAAPDGGSLADGSKHSVVLNFNRKSFSLQVDEGKVKWASPTAGGLADLSAASFFIGGLPSGEESHLPLRLQNLSKSFRGCVQHLVLGDRLIDLSVALKYEGAVLDSCRLEEKITGALLPEEADVEATLYPSHPSVAPPTPPGTMTSAQLTCAQEKELSFLPTAVQFGSSRHSHMTFLLEPAAVRKSVSLRLSLRTRARDGLLLLLTDDRRADFAVLQLVGGRALMSADLGKGVATAASSVSVDDGKWHTVSADVGRRSVSVSVDASAPDVAAVKGNQLDVSERLYLGGLPPAYRGRRMNVTSGFPGCVHSVSLNGATLDLSRPASRRDAASCFSRDETGSYFDGSGYAVLMRDGYKVGSDVSVSLEFRTSRSEAVFLGISSAKVDAIGLEMIRGQVVFNVNNGAGRVAVASGGPALCDGRWHRLLARKTKHSLTLSVDGRRHSVPNPYPQSTSAETNNPVYVGGYPDGVKQNCLSVESPFRGCLKNIRLVKSHLDTHLDVSRAHLSSGVTPGSCPAA is encoded by the exons ATGGTGAAAAGCAATGGGGAAAGAAAGCGCCTGTGCCTGTGCCTGCGCCTGCGCCTGCGCCTGCGCCTGCGCCTGCGCCTGCGCCTGCGCCTGCACCCGCACCTTTGCTTTTGCCTTCGC CTGCGCTCGCAAGAGCGCGGCCTCTGGGAAAAGTCCGCACCGGCTTTCTTCCGGGGGGTCCATTTAG GTTTGTTTCCGGCCATTTTGAACCTGGCCAGCAACGCGGACGTCAGCAGCAACGCCACGTGCGGAGACCCGGAAGCCGAGGTCTACTGCAAGTTGGTGGAACACGTTCCCGGACGCCTGATCAAGAACCCCCACTGTCCAAAGTGCGACGCCAACTCCATTCTGTCCAGAG AACGCCACCCCATCGGCAACGCCATCGACGGAACCAACCGATGGTGGCAGAGTCCCAGCATCAAGAACGGGCGGCGCTTCCACTGGGTGACCGTCACGCTGGATCTGAAACAG ATCTTTCAAGTGGCCTACGTCATCATCAAGGCGGCCAACTCTCCTCGACCGG GTAACTGGATCCTGGAGCGTTCGGTGGACGGCGTGACCTTCCAGCCGTGGCAGTTCTACGCCATCAGCGACTCCGAGTGCTTGTCTCGCTACAACGTGACGCCCAGACTGGGACCCCCCACCTACAAAGGCGACACGGAGGTCATCTGCACCTCCTTCTATTCCAGGCTGGAGCCTCTGGAGCACGGAGAG ATCCACACGTCGCTGATCAACAGTCGACCCGGAGCGGACGATTTGACTTCCGAACTGTTGAACTTCACCTCGGCGCGTTTCATCCGCCTTCGGCTGCAGCGAATCCGAACGCTCAACGCCGACCTGATGACCCTGAGCGCCCGCGACCCTCGAGAGGTGGACCCCATCGTGACCCGTCGG TACTACTACTCCATCAAAGACATCTCTGTGGGCGGGATGTGCATCTGCTACGGACACGCTCGCAGCTGTCCGCTAGACCCCGTCAGCCAG AAACTACAGTGCGTCTGCGAACACAACACCTGCGGGAGCAGCTGCGAGCACTGTTGTCCCGGTTACCGGCAGCTGCCGTGGCAGCCGGGCACCGTCTCCGAGGGAAACACCTGCGAAG AGTGCAACTGTCACGGGAAAGCCGACGACTGTTTCTACAATCAAACGGTGGCCGATCTCGGATTGAGCCTGGACGTCCGGGGCCTTCGCCGCGGGGGCGGCGTCTGCGCCCATTGTCGGCGGAACACGGCCGGGATCAACTGCGAGACCTGCGCCGGAGGTTTCTACAGACCCGAGGGG GTTTCCCCGCGTGCCGAGTCGCCGTGCGTGGAGTGCCGCTGCGACCCGAGGGGCGCCCGGTCTCCCGTCTGCACCAGGGACGACGCTTGGCCAGGTGAGTCGGCGCCGGGGACCGGCGCCGGGCAGTGCGCGTGCAAAGAGGGCTTCGCCGGGCGCCGCTGCGACCGTTGCGCATTCGGCTTCCGGGATTTTCCTCTCTGCGACCGCTGCGAGTGCGAGCTCGCCGGCAGCCTCGGCGACGACCCGTGCGACGACTGCGTTTGCAAA GCCAACGTGATGGGGGTGCGCTGCGACCTGTGCAAAGCCGGATTCTACAACTTGCGGGCCGCCGACCCGCTGGGCTGCACCGATTGCTTTTGCTTCGGCGTGTCCAACGTCTGTGAAAGCTCCACCTGGTCCACCGCGCAG GTGGTTTCCAAGGACCCTCGGCTTCGCCCTTCCGCGGAGGCCTCCGACGACGACGCCTCCTTCGTCGAACGGCGTCAACACGGAGGGCTGTCGTGGGAAGCGGGCGACGCTTTTCTCGGCAACAAG CTCTCGTCCTACGGCGGCCTCCTGAATTATTCGCTGGCGTACCGGGGCTGGCGGGACGAGCCGCAGCGTCCGGTCGCCGTCCGCACCGATGTCAGGCTTCAG GGGGACGGGCGAACGCTCCGCCTCTCGGCCCTTCGGGCCGTCCTTCTGTCGCCGTCGGCTCGGCGCTCCGTCGCCGTGGAGATGCTCCCCCGGCATTTCGCGGAGGAAGGAACGAGCGCGGCGGTCAGCCGCGACGACCTGATGTCCGTCCTCGCCGAGGTGACCTCGCTGCGGGTGGAAGTTCACGTCGACGACGCCTCCGCCGGCGACGCCGTGAG TCTCGTCGCCGCGTCCCTGGACGTGGCTGACCCTCGGGCCGCGTCGGGCGTCCGCGCGGTCGGCGTGGAGACCTGCCAATGCCCGTGGGGGTACGGCGGCACGTCCTGCGAG TCCTGCCTTCCAGGTTTTTACAGGCTGGGCGGCGTTTTGTTCGGAGGGAACTGCGTGCAGTGCGAATGCAACGACCACGCCTCCGAGTGCGATGCCAACGGCACGTGTCTG GATTGCGGCCATCGCACGGGCGGACCGCACTGCGAGCGCTGTCTCCCCGGTTTCTACGGCGACGCCACCCAAGGGACGGAGGACGACTGTCGGCGCTGCGCCTGCCCTCTGACGGAGCCGTCCAACAA TTTCAGTCCCACTTGCGCGCTGGACTCCTTCGGACTGGCGCGGTGCGACCGGTGTCGGGAAGGCTACGCGGGCAGCAAGTGTCACAA GTGTTCGGCCGGTTTCTACGGGAACCCGCAGGTGGCGGGCGGCTCTTGCGTCCGCTGCCAATGCAACGGCAACGTGGACGGCGAAGAGGAGGGGCGCTGCGACGGCGAGAGCGGGGAGTGCCTCCGTTGCATCGGCAACACGGCCGGAAGCCACTGTCACATCTGCGCTCCCGGTTTCTACGGAGACGCCGTGCACCAGAAGAACTGCCGAG ACTGCCAGTGCGACGTCAACGGATCTTCGTCCGGCGTCTGCGACGAGGCGTCGGGCCAATGCGTCTGTCGAGACAACGTGACGGGACGGGCGTGCGACCGTTGCCAG TCGGGCTTCTTTGGATTGCGGAGCGCCTCGGGCTGCGAGGCCTGCCGATGCGACCCGCGAGGATCTCTGGGGGAGACCTGCGACGACAACGGACGCTGCCCGTGCGTCGAGGGAGCGGGCGGAGACAAATGCGACCGCTGCGGCCGCGGATACTTTGGTTTCCGTGCCGACGACTGCGCAG CGTGCGACTGCAACCGCACGGGCGGGAATTGCCACCACCAAACTGGGGAGTGCATCTGCCCCGCCCACACGGAGGGAGACACCTGCGAGGCGTGTCAGGCGGGATTCTGGGATCACCATCCCGTGGCCGGCTGCAAG CCTTGCGACTGCGGTGCGGACGGGAGCTCCGCCTCCCGCTGCGACCCCACCGACGGCCGCTGTCCCTGCAAGGAGGGATTCTCCGGCAGGCGCTGCGAGCGCTGCGCTCCCGGTCACTACGGTTACCCCACTTGCCCGCCGTGCGGCTGCGACGTAGCGGGGACGCGGGAAGAATGGTGCGACGCCACCTCGGGAACGTGCGACTGCCGGCCCACCGGCGAGTGCGCGTGCAAG GCGGCCGTGTCGGGGCGACGCTGCCAGGAATGCCTTCGGGGTTTCTTCGCCCTGTCCGCGGAGCGGCCGGAGGGCTGCACGCCGTGCTACTGTTCCGGAGTCAGCCGGGACTGCGAGGAGCGCGCCGGCCTCGTCGGAGCCCTC ATCTCGGCGGACCGCTCTCCCGTTCTGCTGCCCATGGTCGGCCGGGCCGACGGCGAGGCCGCCACGGCCGGAGTCTACCGACGGGGCGGCGACACGCTGCTGGATACCAGGCGGCTCAACGCCAGCGGTGGAGGAGGGCCCCTCTATTGGAGACTGCCCCCCCAGTTTGAAGGGCAGCAG CTCCTGTCCTACGGCGGGGTGCTGTCCTACGTGGTGACCTTCTACGCGGACGACGCCGGAGGCTTCGCCAATCAAGACCCGCAAGTGCTGATGAGAGGCGGAGCCTTAAGGAAGCTGCTCATCTACACCGACGCGGCGGCGCCCGACAACGGCGTCGGGACCCGGCACGACATCCAGTTGACAGAG CGCAAGTGGAAGTACTTCAACTCGGTGTCGGAGAAGGCGGTGAGTCATAGCGACTTCCTGTCGGTTCTGGCCGACTTGCAGTACGTCATGGTCAAGGCTTCGTACGGGACGGGACTGCGGCAGAGCAG CATTTCCAACATCACCATGGAGACGGGGCGGGAAGCCCACCTCTCCGAGGCCGCCGAGGCCGGCGGGACTGGCGCGACCGGGTCGATCGAGTCGTGTTTCTGTCCGCCGGGCTACGCCGGACTGTCCTGCCAG GATTGCGCCCCGGGTTTCTTCCGCCAGCCGCTATCGGAGTTGTCGCCCGTGGCTCGAAAGTCTGCTTTCGTGAGGCCGTGCGTGGCCTGTCGCTGCAACAACCACAGCGCCGGCTGCCACGTGGAAAGCGGGCGCTGCCTG GACTGCCGGCATCACACCGACGGGGCCAACTGCGAGCGGTGCGCTCCGGGTCATCACGGGAATGTCAGCGGCTCCGTCGACGACTGCTCGCCGTGCGCCTGCCCTCTGCGGGACAACAG TTTCAGTCCCACGTGTGTGTCGGAGGGAACGCTGGGAGACTTTCGCTGCAATTCCTGCCTGCCGGGATACGAGGGCCGCTACTGCCAGCG GTGCTCTCCGGGTTACTACGGCAACTCCTCGTCGCCAGGGGGGAAGTGCAGCCCGTGCGGCTGCAGCCATTGGGGCTCCCTGGAGGCCTCGTGCGAGCCCCTGACCGGCCTGTGCCGGTGCAGAGCCGGGGTCCGAGGTCCCACTTGCGACCGCTGCGACGAGCGCTACGTCTTGGAGGAGGGCAAATGCGTGG CGTGCGACGACGATTGCGCCGGCGCCCTGCTGGACGACCTGGACGCCGTCCACCGGCGGTGGCGAGCCTTCAACATCAGCGCCGTCACTATGGCGCCCTACCATCAGCTGGTGGCGCTCATCCAGAAGACCGGCGACTTGAAG CTGATGCTATCAGAAGGCGCTTCTTTCGAGACGAGAGTCTCGCGTGTAGAAGAAGAGGCGGCGCATCTGACCTCTGACATCGCCGCACTGATAGATCGG GCCGCCGGCGCCGTGTCGTCCGGCCGCGGGGAGCTCGGCGACAGCTTGTCGCTCGCGAGCGGCTTGACGGAAAAGATCCAGGCGATTCAAGACGGCATCCAAA CGCTCGGGGCGGAGGCGGAGCGACTCAACCGGACCGACCGAGAGGCGCTACAAGCGGCCGATCGGACGCGTCTGCTGGACCGGATGACTTCGGCGCTGCAAAACATGCGAGCCCCGCGTCTCGGCGGGGCCGCCGATTTGGCGCGTCGTGAGCTCGG TCTCGCAGAGTCGCTGGCGGAGTCCATCCCACGGCGCTTTCCGGCCGGGGAGGACGGCGCCCTCCGCCTCCTGGCCGGGGCCCTGGACGCTAACGTGCAAAAGCTGCGAGAAGCGCAGACTCGAACGGGAGACGCCGCTCGAGAAAGCGCGCAAACGCAAGTGTTGCTGAAGGCCGCTAACGGGCTGCTGACCGACTATGAG GCGAGGCGGCGGAACGTCAGTGAGGCGCGGGCGTGCGTGGAGGGCGCGATGGAGGACGCTCGGCGGCTGCTGGACGACGTGCTGGACCTGACCTCGCCGCTGGCCAACGTCAGCGCCGCCGGACCTCCGCTGGCCCAATTGCCGAAAGAGGCGGACGCGCTGGGAGGCCAACTGGATCAATGGCGCACCCCGCTGAGAAAGAAAGTGGAGGCTCTGCTCACCGCTTTGAAGAGCAGCGACTCGCTGGAACGGGTTTATCGAGCCGAGAGCCACGCCCGCCAGATGGAGAGCCACGCCCTCTCCCTGGATAG CGATTTGTCACCGGCGCGGAACGCTTCCGAGAACGGCCGGCGATCCGCGTCGGCGCCGCCGGAGGCCGACGTCGCCGACGACGTGGAGCGCGCCTGGCGGATGGCCTTGGACGCCGTCCGCTCCGCGGGCGCCGCTCTCGACCTG ACCGGCCGGTGGGAGCCGTCCGCGGAGGGCGGAGCCGCACCCAACCGGATCTCCGCCGCCCTGGACGAGACTCGGGCCGTGGAGCGGACCAACCGAG ACTTGCGGCTGACGCTGTCGGCGCTCACCGGCAGACTGCGGACGCTGAGCCAGCGCACGCTGAATACCAGCGTCCTCCTCCGTGGGAACCTCACCGCCG GACGGCCGCCGGGGCAGGAGGCCGGCTCGTTGGCCGGCTCGTTGGCCGGCTCGCGGGCCGCTCTGGCTCACTCCAGCGTGCGGGAGGCGCTGGAGCGTTTGTCGGCCCTGGGGCGCCAGCTGAGCGACTCCCGTTCGGCGCTGGAAAAGACCAACGCCAGCGCGGCAGAGACCGAGCGGCTGATGACGCGCACGCGTCTGGCAG CCGACGAGGCGCGGCGTACCTTGGAAGAGGCGGAGCTTCGCACGCAGAACCTGAGCGAGAAAATCAAGCCCTTGAGCCGGCTGGGAGAAAGCCTGAGCAGGAACCTGTCCGACGTCCGGGAGCTCATCTACCAGGCCAGGAGACAAGCGGCGTCC ATCAAGGTGGCCGTGCGGGCGGACGGCGACTGCGTGCGGTCTTACCGACCGCAAATTCAGTCCAGCAACTTCAACACCTTGACTTTGACGCTGAAGACCAAAAGTCCCGACAACCTCCTCTTCTACGTGGGCGGCAAGACGACG GTGGACTTCCTTGCGGTGGAGATGAACCACGGCAAGGTTTCCTTCCTCTGGGACGTGGGATCGGGCAGCGCCAGGCTGGAGTATCCGGGGCTGGACATCGCCAACGACAAATGGACCACAATCAACGTCACGCG GTTGGGCGCGCGTGGCTTCCTGTCCGTCCACCAGCTGGAGgcgtcgccgtcgccgccgacGGTGACGGCGGCGTCGCCCGGACCGGCTCGGGTTCTACACGTGGGCAACGACACGACGGTCCACATGGGGGGATTGGCGGACGGCGCTCAG AGGCCCGCGGCCTTGCGGCGGTCGACGTTTCGGGGATGTCTGGGCGAGGCGTCGCTCAACGAGAAGAACGTCGGCTTGTGGAACTACGTGGACAGACGGGGACAGTGCGGAGGCTGCTTCAGCAG TCCACAGGCGGAGGAGACGTCGTTCCACTTTGACGGCTCCGGATTCTCCGTGGTCCAAAAGTCTCTGCGGGCCACGTCCACTTCCGTGGTCTTGCTGTTTAAAACGCTGTCGCCGGGCGGCTTACTCTTGTACCTGGCCTCCAACGACACC AGGGACTTTCTGTCCATCGAGCTGGTGGAGGGCTGCGTGCGTCTTACCTTTGACCTGGGCTCCGGTCCCCTGGTCCTAACTTCGCTCAGGAAGTACAACACGGGCTCGTGGTACAAGGTGACCTCGCAGAGGAACCGACGCAAAG GCTACCTGTTGATCAATCCGGCCGACCAATCGTCCGATAAAGAGATGCTGGAGGCGGAGTCCCCCGGAAGCGCCTCCGATCTCAACCGTTCCGATCTGGACCCCATCTACGTGGGCGGACTTCCGGCCTCCCGACCGATCAG acgCCAAGTGGCCTCCAGGTCCTACGTGGGCTGCATCAAGAACGTGGAGATCGCCAGGTTGAACTTTGACCTCCTGAGGGATGCCCACGGCGTGAGGAAAGGCTGCATTCTGGAG GCGGTGCGAAGCGTGTCCATTTTAAGCGCCGGCGGCGGCTACGTCCAGATTGCTCCTGGTTCCCTGGAGCAGGAGGCGGAGATTCTCTTCTCCTTCACATCAAACAACCGATCGGGAGTCCTGTTGGCCGCCTTGACTCCAAAGCCTTCGCAGCGGCGG TACTTTCTGTCCGCGCACCTGCTGGCCGGTTCTTTGGAGGCGGAGTTCGGGGAGATCGGCGCGGAGGGCCAACGGGTGGCGGTCGCCGCGCCCGACGGCGGATCCTTGGCCGATGGGTCAAAACACTCGGTGGTTCTGAACTTCAATAGAAA GTCCTTTTCCCTGCAAGTTGACGAAGGAAAGGTCAAATGGGCCTCGCCGACAGCCGGCGGATTGGCGGACCTCTCCGCGGCCTCTTTTTTCATCGGGGGACTGCCTTCGGGGGAGGAGTCTCATTTGCCGCTCCGATTGCAGAACCTGTCCAAGTCCTTCAGAGGATGCGTACAGCACCTGGTGCTGGGCGACCG CTTGATCGACCTGTCGGTGGCGCTCAAGTATGAGGGGGCGGTCCTCGACAGCTGCCGACTGGAAGAGAAGATCACGGGGGCGTTGCTTCCCGAAGAGGCGGACGTGGAAGCCACTCTGTATCCTTCCCACCCGTCGGTGGCCCCGCCCACCCCTCCCGGCACCATGACGTCTGCCCAGCTCACG TGCGCGCAGGAAAAGGAGTTGAGCTTCCTGCCCACGGCGGTGCAGTTTGGCTCATCGCGACACAGTCACATGACCTTTCTCTTGGAGCCGGCCGCCGTGCGCAAAAG CGTGTCCCTGCGACTGTCGCTTCGAACGCGGGCTCGGGACGGCTTGCTGCTGCTCCTGACCGACGACCGCCGGGCGGACTTTGCCGTCCTGCAGCTGGTGGGCGGCCGGGCGCTGATGTCGGCGGATCTCGGGAAGGGCGTGGCCACCGCCGCCTCCTCGGTCAGCGTGGACGATGGCAAATGGCACACG GTGAGCGCGGACGTCGGTCGGCGATCCGTCTCCGTCTCCGTGGACGCCTCGGCTCCGGACGTGGCGGCGGTCAAGGGCAACCAGCTGGACGTGAGCGAGCGCCTGTACCTGGGCGGACTGCCGCCGGCGTACCGGGGCCGAAGAATGAAC GTGACGAGCGGTTTCCCGGGTTGCGTTCACTCCGTGAGCCTGAACGGCGCCACGCTGGATCTCTCTCGGCCGGCATCGCGACGCGACGCCGCCTCCTGTTTCAGTCGGGACGAGACGGGGAGCTACTTCGACGGCAGCGGCTACGCCGTACTGA TGAGGGACGGCTACAAGGTGGGTTCCGACGTGTCGGTGTCTCTGGAGTTTCGCACCAGCCGATCGGAAGCCGTCTTCCTCGGCATCAGCAGCGCCAAAGTGGACGCCATCGGACTGGAGATGATCCGAGGGCAG GTGGTGTTTAACGTGAATAACGGGGCGGGGAGAGTCGCGGTGGCTTCCGGCGGTCCGGCCCTCTGCGACGGACGTTGGCACCGCCTGCTGGCCAGAAAGACCAAACACAGCCTTACTCTCAGCGTGGACGGGAGGCGCCACTCGGTTCCCAACCCCTACCCGCAGTCCACCTCAGCCGAGACCAATAATCCCGTGTACGTGGGCGGCTACCCAG ACGGAGTCAAACAGAATTGCCTGTCGGTGGAGTCGCCCTTCAGAGGTTGTCTGAAGAACATTCGGCTGGTCAAGTCGCACCTGGACACCCACCTGGACGTGAGCCGAGCCCATTTGTCGTCCGGGGTCACGCCCGGCTCGTGTCCGGCCGCCTAG